Proteins found in one Mixophyes fleayi isolate aMixFle1 chromosome 8, aMixFle1.hap1, whole genome shotgun sequence genomic segment:
- the JUN gene encoding transcription factor Jun yields the protein MTARMETTFYDDALSAAFAQPEAAGYGYNPKVLKQSMTLNLSDPSSAIKPHLRNKAADLLTSPDVGLLKLASPELERLIIQSSNGMITTTPTPTQFLCPKNVTDEQEGFAEGFVRALAELHNQNILPNVPSAPQPPASTGLTPVSSIAGNTGFSNTLQNEPPVYANLNNFNPTNITSTPAFNSNAMGFASQINASPPIPVQHPRLQALKEEPQTVPEMPGESPPLSPIDMESQERIKAERKRMRNRIAASKCRKRKLERIARLEDKVKNLKSQNSELASTANMLREQVAQLKQKVMNHVNSGCQLMLTQQLQTF from the coding sequence ATGACTGCGAGGATGGAGACTACTTTCTACGACGATGCACTGAGCGCCGCTTTCGCCCAGCCTGAGGCTGCCGGCTATGGATACAACCCCAAGGTGCTGAAGCAGAGCATGACTCTGAACCTGTCTGACCCTTCCAGCGCCATCAAACCTCACCTGAGAAACAAAGCCGCTGACCTCCTCACGTCTCCGGACGTTGGACTGCTCAAACTCGCCTCCCCCGAGCTGGAGAGGCTTATTATCCAGTCCAGCAATGGGATGATCACCACCACCCCTACCCCGACTCAGTTCCTGTGCCCCAAAAACGTTACGGACGAGCAGGAAGGCTTTGCAGAGGGGTTTGTGAGGGCGCTGGCAGAACTGCATAACCAGAACATCTTGCCCAATGTCCCCTCTGCCCCTCAACCCCCTGCCAGCACCGGACTGACACCTGTTTCATCTATAGCTGGTAACACTGGATTCAGCAACACTTTGCAGAACGAGCCTCCTGTTTATGCCAATCTGAACAACTTTAACCCAACTAATATCACCAGCACTCCTGCCTTCAACAGCAACGCGATGGGTTTTGCATCGCAAATTAATGCCAGCCCTCCAATCCCTGtacagcaccccaggctgcaagCTCTGAAAGAAGAGCCCCAGACTGTCCCAGAAATGCCTGGGGAGTCCCCTCCGCTCTCTCCCATTGACATGGAGTCCCAGGAGAGGATAAAAGCAGAGAGGAAGCGTATGAGGAACAGGATCGCCGCTTCCAAGTGCAGGAAGAGGAAGCTGGAACGGATTGCAAGGTTGGAAGACAAAGTTAAAAACCTAAAATCTCAGAACTCTGAATTGGCTTCCACCGCCAACATGCTCCGGGAGCAGGTAGCCCAACTGAAACAGAAAGTGATGAACCACGTTAACAGCGGCTGTCAGCTAATGCTAACACAGCAGCTGCAAACGTTCTGA